AAAAAGATGACCTACGAAAAAATAAAAAACTTGACCCCAGAAAAGTTCAAACGCTTATGTGGAGTTAAGAAAGAGACATTTTCTCAAATGCTTAAAATAGTAGAAAACCATGAGAAAATCAAGACCAAAACAGGAAGACCCTCTAAATTAAGTTGAGAAAATCAAGTATTGATGAGTCTAGAATATCTGAGAGAGTATAGAACTTACTTTGATATAGGTCAAAGCTGGGGCGTAAACGAGTCTACAGCTTATCGAATAATTCGCCAAATAGAAAACATTTTAGTCCGTTCACCAGAATTTGCTTTACCAGGTAAAAAACAGTTATTAAAATCAAATCAGGAGCTAGAAGTAATTGTAATTGATGTAACAGAAACTCCGATTGAACGGACTTGAAAAAACAGAAAAAATACTACAGTGGAAAGA
This sequence is a window from Coleofasciculaceae cyanobacterium. Protein-coding genes within it:
- a CDS encoding transposase family protein, with amino-acid sequence MMSLEYLREYRTYFDIGQSWGVNESTAYRIIRQIENILVRSPEFALPGKKQLLKSNQELEVIVIDVTETPIERT